A single Altererythrobacter sp. BO-6 DNA region contains:
- a CDS encoding isoaspartyl peptidase/L-asparaginase gives MPNNHVIALHGGAGVKPERDYSEVEAHLGDLVSECEAILADGGSALDTVEHAVAALEASGLYVAGRGSAPNDQGFIECDAAIMDGARHRAGGVCAAVDIAQPIKAARAVLEHTPYTLLAGEGARAFAIEQGLEIVADRDAHYRLPVGVEPDEMLRLDEGLAHGTVGAVALDREGRLAAATSTGGLLGKRAGRVGDTPITGIGNWADGEVAISCTGIGEAFIYAGGARDVATRMSYGGASLTGACEALLNEVARYRGDGGLIAIDRHGSVTLPFNSHGMKRAVAGSAVRRFVGIS, from the coding sequence ATGCCGAATAATCATGTGATCGCGCTGCACGGCGGAGCGGGCGTAAAACCCGAGCGGGATTATTCGGAGGTCGAGGCGCATCTTGGCGATCTGGTGAGTGAATGCGAGGCGATCCTGGCTGACGGCGGAAGCGCGCTCGATACCGTAGAGCACGCTGTTGCGGCACTGGAAGCCAGCGGGCTTTACGTCGCAGGTCGTGGTTCTGCCCCCAACGATCAGGGCTTCATCGAATGTGACGCCGCGATCATGGACGGCGCGCGCCACCGCGCCGGGGGAGTGTGCGCTGCGGTGGACATTGCACAGCCGATCAAGGCTGCCCGGGCGGTGCTGGAACACACCCCATATACACTCCTGGCCGGCGAAGGCGCACGCGCGTTTGCCATCGAGCAAGGTCTGGAGATAGTCGCAGATCGAGACGCGCATTACCGCTTGCCCGTAGGGGTCGAGCCCGATGAAATGCTGCGGCTCGACGAGGGCTTGGCTCACGGGACTGTTGGCGCAGTAGCGCTCGACCGGGAGGGTAGGCTTGCAGCTGCCACGTCGACTGGCGGCTTGCTTGGCAAGCGCGCAGGCCGTGTTGGCGACACACCGATTACCGGCATCGGCAACTGGGCTGATGGCGAGGTCGCAATCAGCTGCACCGGAATTGGGGAAGCTTTTATCTATGCAGGCGGAGCACGAGATGTTGCAACACGAATGTCTTATGGCGGAGCCAGCCTGACAGGTGCCTGCGAGGCCTTGCTCAATGAGGTTGCGCGATATCGCGGTGACGGCGGGCTCATCGCAATCGACAGGCATGGCTCGGTCACATTGCCGTTCAATTCACATGGTATGAAGCGAGCTGTTGCCGGATCGGCGGTCAGACGCTTCGTCGGCATCAGCTAA
- a CDS encoding M28 family peptidase, whose amino-acid sequence MKTLNLTRYGTRWPQRVLLTGLAMLAFVLVDDLTVLAQSEDLDTNMAKDPQELIDSVTIPAFLPPDEYERQSSEAADKRLFPIGLPPLRQPRNILDDPRSQIKAPEIEGYADKLIEFAEQSRLDGNILWGRIEGTKYEQAAHSWIFTTLKSFGIEDVQYDKFPTYESIWFPSANSLDVVQAPGFDDGQTFAVEGAITPFPSKTTPAGGLQAELIYVGDGTPAELAGRDLTGKIVMVRGRAESSALFSSVRIAYSRIATGQWGKPAGFIVWWQIPGVKQVAGRVGAPGGGDQLGEVIPWISVNDENGYYLRKLIDRATQSDPVKVRMVVEGRNHLPSELQTGNVYGILPGKSGKYIMMFTHVDGYFYGLHDNGASVAANLALARYYASKPLEQREHGFIFLFQGGHERTGVGGTRDFATKYADLMRNDLLLVSRMEHLGFTQQLKEGFLTGPTNSGSPIFLTLSNRSPLLLNLFQEAASEYGISMADVYSTDFATDEIAFYPPFNDFGAPVFAGWLQTGPYYHTTADVDMDGISYAEMEKVARGMAFIFDQLGNHTVEDLREGESPLTNDSVYSSEAFKLFLGNN is encoded by the coding sequence ATGAAAACTTTGAATTTGACGCGCTACGGAACTAGGTGGCCGCAAAGGGTCTTGTTGACCGGCCTGGCCATGCTCGCCTTCGTACTTGTCGATGACCTGACGGTTTTGGCACAGTCGGAGGATCTCGATACCAATATGGCAAAAGATCCCCAGGAACTGATCGATTCAGTCACAATCCCAGCATTCCTGCCACCCGACGAATATGAACGGCAATCATCAGAGGCGGCTGATAAGCGCCTTTTCCCGATTGGCCTGCCTCCTCTGAGGCAACCGCGCAACATTCTCGATGACCCGAGATCGCAGATCAAGGCTCCCGAAATCGAGGGCTATGCTGACAAGCTGATTGAATTTGCTGAACAATCGCGGCTTGATGGAAATATTCTCTGGGGACGCATTGAAGGAACCAAATATGAGCAAGCTGCACATAGCTGGATATTTACAACCCTGAAGAGCTTTGGAATCGAAGATGTCCAGTATGACAAGTTTCCAACGTACGAATCAATCTGGTTTCCCTCGGCAAACAGTCTGGACGTTGTTCAGGCGCCCGGATTTGATGATGGGCAGACATTTGCAGTTGAAGGCGCAATTACCCCCTTTCCATCGAAAACCACGCCAGCAGGCGGCCTCCAGGCTGAGCTAATATATGTCGGCGATGGGACTCCAGCAGAACTTGCCGGGCGGGATCTGACTGGCAAGATTGTAATGGTTCGCGGGCGGGCTGAATCCAGCGCACTATTCAGTTCCGTGCGCATTGCTTATTCGCGTATCGCCACAGGTCAGTGGGGCAAGCCCGCTGGTTTTATCGTTTGGTGGCAAATTCCCGGCGTTAAACAAGTCGCGGGACGTGTAGGCGCTCCCGGAGGCGGTGACCAGCTTGGCGAGGTCATTCCATGGATAAGCGTCAATGACGAAAACGGGTATTATTTGCGGAAATTGATTGACCGCGCGACCCAATCCGATCCGGTCAAAGTTCGTATGGTAGTAGAAGGCCGAAACCATCTGCCATCAGAACTGCAAACAGGTAATGTGTATGGTATCCTGCCCGGCAAGTCGGGCAAATATATCATGATGTTTACCCATGTTGACGGCTATTTTTATGGACTGCACGACAATGGCGCGTCGGTGGCCGCCAATCTGGCGCTGGCGCGATATTATGCGTCAAAGCCGCTGGAACAGCGTGAACATGGGTTTATCTTTCTATTTCAAGGCGGGCATGAACGAACGGGGGTTGGCGGAACAAGGGATTTTGCGACCAAATATGCCGATCTAATGAGAAACGATCTGTTGCTTGTGTCGCGTATGGAGCACCTGGGGTTTACGCAGCAGCTGAAAGAGGGATTTCTAACCGGCCCGACCAATAGCGGCTCACCAATATTTTTGACGCTTTCCAATCGCAGCCCGCTGCTGCTGAACCTCTTCCAGGAGGCTGCGAGCGAATATGGCATCAGCATGGCCGATGTCTATTCAACAGATTTTGCGACCGATGAAATCGCATTCTATCCGCCCTTTAATGATTTTGGAGCGCCGGTTTTTGCAGGCTGGTTACAAACGGGCCCCTATTATCACACCACCGCTGATGTAGACATGGACGGGATAAGCTATGCAGAAATGGAGAAAGTGGCGCGCGGCATGGCATTTATCTTCGATCAGCTTGGTAATCATACAGTCGAGGATTTACGCGAGGGAGAGTCGCCATTGACCAACGACAGCGTCTATTCCAGCGAGGCATTCAAACTGTTTTTGGGCAATAATTAA
- a CDS encoding IS6 family transposase has protein sequence MSRKSRAKPPSPFKRFNSSPEVIRLVVMMYVRFPLSLRNVEDLLSERGIDICHETVRFWWNRFGPMFAADIKRKRISRMRGFRNWRWHVDEVFVKINGETHYLWRAVDHEGEVLESYVTKKRDKSAALRFFKKTLKRHGKAEAIVTDGLQSYPAAMRELGNLERREVGSWLNNRAENSHLPFRRRERAMLRFRQMKALQKFASVHANVHNHFNQDRHLIDRQTYKENRSAALAEWQSLMA, from the coding sequence ATGAGCCGCAAGTCGAGAGCTAAACCGCCCAGTCCATTCAAACGTTTCAACTCATCTCCCGAGGTCATCCGGCTGGTGGTAATGATGTACGTCCGCTTTCCGTTGAGCTTGCGGAACGTTGAGGATCTTCTGTCCGAACGCGGTATAGATATTTGCCACGAGACAGTCCGGTTCTGGTGGAACAGGTTTGGTCCAATGTTCGCGGCCGACATCAAGCGAAAACGGATCAGCCGAATGCGTGGGTTTCGCAATTGGCGCTGGCACGTCGATGAGGTCTTTGTGAAGATCAACGGAGAGACCCACTATCTGTGGCGCGCGGTAGATCACGAAGGCGAAGTGCTCGAGAGCTACGTTACGAAGAAAAGGGACAAGTCAGCCGCTCTGCGCTTCTTCAAGAAGACCCTGAAGCGACACGGGAAGGCCGAAGCGATCGTCACGGATGGTCTCCAATCTTACCCAGCAGCGATGCGCGAGCTCGGTAACCTGGAACGAAGAGAAGTGGGCAGTTGGCTGAACAATCGTGCGGAGAACAGCCACCTTCCATTCCGACGAAGGGAACGAGCAATGCTCAGGTTCCGGCAGATGAAGGCGCTACAGAAGTTCGCTTCAGTTCACGCCAACGTCCACAATCACTTCAACCAAGACCGCCACCTGATCGACCGACAAACTTACAAAGAGAACCGCTCAGCCGCCCTGGCCGAGTGGCAAAGCCTCATGGCCTGA
- a CDS encoding amidase family protein has protein sequence MSAGALLIDPFGQAFAKPHQRSDQLVEYDALGLAELIKMKQISRTELVEIIIRRIDAMNPSLNFMTGKAFDRARERAGSSAFAGDSRFAGVPILMKDLISIKGLPLTQGSKLFADYYPDKSVQYVDALEASGLNIIGQTNVPEMASFIMTSNALFGTTHNPWDMDYSVFSSSGGSACAVAAGVVPMAHGTDGAGSNRLPASATGTFGMKASRYRQLSGETDGSNDIAKTNQMISRTVRDSAAALDATEDKSGAHYKSIGFITSPSVRRLKIGFVTSRDDDLLPVEPEVRHAQIRTAQLLEDMGHHVEEIAWPVDDHAMAENYLKFTASKTAPLVDLIRRKFGDKDLLELGLLTPLLASSLQSYSKYTAADIAQGMANLNGLVSVFDAAFDRVDVMLTSVSPVVCPRLNEHSYNDLWDEEIENFILARLKFTSPTNFGGVPAMSVPLGMSASGLPIGSHLIAARGNDQMLYELAYELEEASPWKNVWAPNSLHYSMK, from the coding sequence ATGAGTGCGGGTGCGCTCCTCATCGATCCATTTGGCCAAGCCTTTGCCAAGCCACATCAAAGATCAGACCAACTGGTCGAATATGATGCCTTAGGCCTCGCAGAGCTCATAAAGATGAAGCAGATATCTAGGACTGAGCTCGTCGAAATTATAATCAGACGGATCGATGCGATGAATCCGTCCCTGAATTTCATGACTGGAAAGGCTTTTGATCGGGCCCGCGAGCGGGCTGGTTCGTCAGCATTTGCGGGCGACAGCCGGTTTGCCGGGGTCCCTATATTGATGAAGGATTTGATCAGCATCAAAGGCCTTCCCTTGACCCAGGGATCGAAGCTCTTTGCAGATTATTATCCCGATAAAAGTGTCCAATATGTCGATGCGCTGGAAGCCTCGGGATTGAACATCATTGGTCAAACAAATGTACCCGAAATGGCCAGCTTCATCATGACCAGCAATGCGCTGTTTGGAACAACCCACAATCCATGGGACATGGACTATTCAGTGTTTTCATCAAGCGGTGGGTCGGCTTGTGCCGTAGCAGCCGGTGTGGTGCCTATGGCTCATGGTACTGATGGCGCCGGATCGAACAGATTGCCCGCATCGGCCACCGGTACGTTCGGCATGAAAGCCAGCAGGTATCGGCAATTGTCAGGCGAAACCGATGGCTCGAACGACATCGCCAAGACCAACCAGATGATTAGCCGCACGGTACGCGACAGCGCCGCAGCACTGGATGCAACCGAAGACAAGTCTGGTGCTCATTACAAATCCATTGGGTTCATAACATCCCCATCGGTCCGCCGGCTAAAGATCGGCTTTGTGACCAGCCGGGACGATGATCTCCTGCCGGTGGAGCCGGAGGTTCGACATGCACAAATTCGGACCGCCCAGCTGCTTGAAGATATGGGCCACCATGTTGAGGAGATTGCGTGGCCAGTCGACGATCATGCAATGGCCGAAAATTATCTCAAATTCACCGCCAGCAAAACAGCGCCTCTAGTCGATCTGATCCGCCGAAAATTCGGAGATAAGGATTTACTCGAATTGGGATTATTGACGCCTTTGCTGGCATCAAGTTTGCAATCTTATTCCAAATATACAGCGGCCGATATCGCTCAGGGTATGGCTAATCTGAATGGCCTGGTTTCCGTATTTGACGCTGCCTTTGACAGGGTAGATGTTATGCTAACTTCCGTATCTCCTGTCGTTTGCCCTCGGCTGAATGAGCACAGCTACAATGATCTTTGGGATGAAGAGATCGAAAATTTCATATTGGCCCGATTGAAATTTACTTCACCAACCAATTTCGGCGGCGTGCCCGCGATGTCAGTGCCATTAGGCATGAGCGCATCGGGTTTGCCCATCGGCTCCCATCTTATAGCGGCCAGAGGAAATGATCAGATGCTATACGAACTGGCCTATGAGTTGGAGGAGGCAAGCCCTTGGAAAAACGTTTGGGCCCCAAACTCGCTCCACTATTCCATGAAGTAG
- a CDS encoding LuxR C-terminal-related transcriptional regulator, translating to MASNVLKLRRPDESAQPLQLVETVSIRNKADVLDAALVLDRIARDRGMRIMVWHDISSQEPMVDAEGQDINTNVFGCDTQEEVLRNDYEKALCSQVIRACRVESEPFWVNRHGFQSRWQNPFLDKIELKDFEKRCLVKAAIVVPLHLPFGQIAAAVFVSLDESKEDLAEEFTQFGKLFSELSRQFLAGYVRTMRSNPYLPTENVLSDRQIECLRWAAFGKTDDEIAMILGCSHAGVRYHIQKAAQKLDSTNRVQATFRAGQLGYLGSLN from the coding sequence ATGGCTAGTAATGTATTGAAATTGCGCAGACCGGACGAAAGCGCGCAACCGCTGCAGCTCGTGGAAACCGTGTCCATTCGCAATAAGGCCGATGTTCTCGATGCAGCATTGGTGCTGGACCGTATCGCAAGAGATCGAGGCATGCGCATTATGGTGTGGCATGACATTTCTTCCCAGGAGCCAATGGTTGATGCCGAAGGCCAGGACATCAACACCAACGTATTTGGTTGCGACACTCAGGAAGAGGTCTTGCGTAACGATTACGAGAAAGCTTTGTGCTCTCAAGTCATCCGCGCATGCAGAGTTGAGAGCGAGCCCTTTTGGGTGAACCGCCATGGTTTTCAATCGCGTTGGCAGAATCCGTTTCTCGACAAGATCGAACTTAAGGATTTCGAGAAACGGTGCCTCGTCAAAGCCGCGATCGTGGTTCCGCTTCACTTGCCATTTGGACAGATCGCGGCAGCGGTCTTCGTAAGCCTCGACGAGAGTAAAGAGGATCTGGCTGAAGAGTTCACCCAGTTTGGTAAGCTGTTCTCCGAACTATCGCGCCAGTTTCTTGCTGGCTACGTCCGCACGATGCGGAGCAACCCCTATCTGCCAACCGAGAACGTGCTCTCTGATCGTCAGATTGAGTGCCTGCGCTGGGCAGCTTTTGGAAAGACCGATGACGAGATTGCCATGATCCTCGGCTGCAGCCACGCAGGGGTTCGATATCACATTCAAAAGGCCGCCCAAAAGCTTGATTCGACCAACCGTGTGCAAGCTACCTTCAGGGCTGGTCAGCTGGGATATCTTGGCTCACTGAATTAA
- a CDS encoding cyanophycinase: MASIAHADSGTLVIVGGGLQPDNAEVFTAFLDARPDGTPKFVIIPAASGEPQQSADAFRETLIAHGVDPAAILLVELAMVDDPSTESVDEASWRDNSHNPVEIAKIEQAGAIWFTGGDQSRISALLIASDGHDSPMLASIRARLEAGAVIGGTSAGAAIMSDPMITQGDTLAALAPQVPGESLEFGRGLGFAGDVLIDQHFGQRARLGRLAAALTDRRQALKIGMGIDEDTALLVDRAAHTARVVGTGYVTILDARFAHRNAEGRPAINGLMVGLGASGDTIDLANASIAPAPFKRPTLGREYFDAATPSGGGMALAGQSLAEVAGEGLLDNSAAQQVVRHSFVGEFGVTYRFTQTEVSHGWWGRGPNGTARYTLSGIGFDIEPIEVTIKRAGN, encoded by the coding sequence ATGGCATCAATTGCCCACGCCGATTCCGGGACGCTGGTCATCGTCGGTGGTGGCCTGCAGCCAGACAATGCAGAGGTTTTCACTGCCTTTCTCGACGCGCGCCCGGATGGCACCCCGAAGTTTGTGATCATCCCGGCGGCATCGGGAGAACCGCAACAGTCTGCGGACGCATTTCGCGAGACCTTAATTGCGCATGGTGTTGACCCCGCCGCTATCCTGCTTGTCGAGCTTGCCATGGTTGACGATCCGTCGACTGAGAGCGTCGACGAAGCGAGTTGGCGAGACAACTCCCACAATCCGGTGGAAATCGCCAAGATCGAACAGGCCGGTGCAATCTGGTTCACCGGCGGCGACCAGTCGCGAATTTCCGCCCTTCTGATTGCGTCAGACGGCCACGACTCACCGATGCTCGCCTCGATCCGCGCACGCCTTGAGGCTGGTGCAGTGATCGGCGGCACCTCGGCCGGGGCGGCGATCATGAGCGATCCGATGATTACGCAGGGCGATACGCTGGCTGCGCTCGCACCCCAGGTGCCGGGCGAGTCGCTCGAATTTGGTCGTGGGCTGGGTTTTGCGGGCGATGTGCTGATCGACCAGCATTTCGGGCAGCGCGCCCGGCTTGGGCGGCTGGCAGCCGCGCTTACCGATAGGCGACAAGCGCTGAAGATCGGCATGGGTATCGACGAGGATACTGCCTTGTTGGTCGATCGCGCTGCCCACACCGCCCGTGTGGTGGGAACGGGCTATGTGACCATCCTGGATGCCCGCTTTGCACACCGCAATGCGGAAGGGCGGCCTGCGATCAATGGCCTGATGGTAGGGCTCGGCGCGTCAGGAGATACAATCGATCTGGCCAACGCGAGCATCGCCCCCGCGCCATTCAAGCGGCCAACCTTGGGGCGGGAATATTTCGATGCAGCAACACCGTCGGGCGGCGGGATGGCTCTGGCCGGACAATCATTGGCCGAGGTCGCCGGAGAAGGCTTGCTGGACAATTCGGCTGCGCAGCAAGTCGTGCGGCATTCCTTCGTCGGCGAGTTCGGCGTCACCTATCGTTTCACACAGACCGAAGTATCGCATGGCTGGTGGGGCCGAGGACCGAACGGTACCGCGCGCTACACCCTAAGCGGGATAGGCTTCGATATCGAGCCAATCGAAGTAACCATAAAAAGAGCAGGAAACTGA
- a CDS encoding helix-turn-helix transcriptional regulator, translated as MAHRRRLFAGAQLRKIREDRDLKQSELAQQLSISPSYLSQLEHDDRPLTPKLVERVADLFPVDWQDFSSDHTEQLTVLLREAIGDPAFSEPISTDAIARLAEQQPAFARRFVELHEAFRRIGQRLEIVDEAISVDTPSGSRLPWEEVRDWFHLSNNYVDQLDRSAEALSDSIRGSDGLLTSEKMRRHLMERHGVEVLIEPADAIRNFDAEQKKLHIDSGQPASGIRFQIAHHVAAMTLGDIIRDVASAAELRSEAARELLTIGLANYAAGAVLMPYEHFRRSAREFRHDIDRLTLLYRTSFEQTCHRLSTLQRDGARGLPIFFCRVDMAGNITKRHSATRFQFARFGGACPLWIVHEAAAIPDRVLVQLAETPDGVRYVSMAKGLVKASGRFDRNPRRYAVALGCEVRHASEFIYADTIDVTSDVGVTPIGVSCRICPRADCDQRAYPPSDQNIAVNLFRRGVVPYELHRR; from the coding sequence ATGGCCCATCGACGCAGGCTCTTTGCTGGCGCGCAATTGCGCAAGATCCGTGAGGACAGAGACCTCAAGCAGTCGGAGTTGGCACAGCAACTTTCAATAAGCCCATCATATCTCAGCCAGCTGGAACATGATGATCGCCCACTGACACCGAAACTGGTTGAGAGGGTTGCTGATCTCTTTCCGGTCGATTGGCAGGATTTCTCTAGCGACCACACCGAACAACTTACCGTCCTGCTGAGAGAGGCAATTGGCGACCCGGCGTTCAGCGAGCCAATTTCCACCGACGCAATTGCCAGGCTTGCAGAGCAACAGCCGGCATTTGCACGGCGCTTTGTCGAGCTTCACGAAGCTTTCAGGCGGATCGGCCAGAGGCTTGAGATCGTGGACGAGGCGATCTCAGTCGATACACCTTCCGGCTCTCGCCTCCCCTGGGAAGAGGTCAGAGACTGGTTCCACCTGTCGAACAATTACGTCGATCAGTTGGATCGGTCGGCTGAGGCACTTTCCGATTCAATCCGAGGGTCAGATGGGTTGCTGACAAGCGAAAAGATGCGACGACACCTCATGGAGCGCCACGGCGTTGAAGTCCTGATCGAACCAGCAGACGCTATTCGCAATTTCGACGCGGAGCAGAAGAAGCTGCACATCGATTCAGGGCAGCCCGCCTCCGGTATCCGGTTCCAGATTGCACACCATGTCGCGGCAATGACACTCGGCGATATTATACGAGATGTCGCCAGCGCAGCCGAGCTGAGGAGTGAGGCGGCACGTGAATTGCTAACAATTGGCTTGGCGAACTATGCGGCAGGAGCGGTGCTGATGCCGTATGAGCATTTCCGCAGGTCAGCGCGCGAGTTCCGACACGACATCGATCGATTGACGCTGCTTTATCGCACGAGTTTCGAGCAGACCTGCCATCGGCTATCTACCCTGCAGCGAGATGGAGCGCGCGGACTGCCGATATTCTTCTGCCGGGTCGATATGGCAGGCAACATCACCAAACGTCACAGCGCGACGCGTTTTCAGTTTGCTCGTTTCGGCGGTGCCTGTCCTTTGTGGATCGTGCATGAGGCCGCTGCCATTCCTGACAGGGTACTCGTCCAATTGGCAGAGACGCCGGACGGGGTGCGCTATGTTTCAATGGCTAAAGGGCTGGTCAAGGCGTCTGGCCGTTTTGACCGAAATCCGCGGCGTTATGCGGTGGCACTAGGCTGCGAAGTGCGGCACGCCAGCGAATTCATATATGCCGACACTATTGACGTTACATCTGACGTGGGCGTCACGCCGATTGGAGTATCCTGCAGAATATGTCCAAGAGCTGATTGCGATCAGAGGGCTTACCCGCCAAGCGACCAGAACATCGCAGTCAATCTCTTCCGACGCGGCGTGGTACCGTATGAGCTGCACCGCCGATAG
- the yfcC gene encoding putative basic amino acid antiporter YfcC yields the protein MMAENPVSDQDRAETVRDTRAWRMPDTLAILFVLALVAWAATFVFTPGQFSVAGDPARIVPGSYQPASGIMPAPLLGNEDRTGFLDFLFAGLVTGDRYSATVGLMAFIVVLGGVFGMIMRTGAVDAAVQASLPGGRAENERLVIVLFVAFSLAGAVFGLSEEAIALTLVLAPALNRAGYDAITAMLVCYGASQIGFATSWMNPFSVIIAQSIAGLPPMSGLGLRAAVWAAFTVAAAVFTWRYARAVRTGLRGKLQATAENAAEVSATAFTRAHGLVLLVLIGGVVWVAWGVTMRGYYLAEIAAQFFAVGIVTVAIARIGRIAGCSVSEMMEAFRDGAAQLLPAAVIVGAAKGIMLILGGDDPASWSLLNSLLNGLGSLTAAVPDWLTALAMYLVQSVFNFFVASGSGQASITMPIMAPLADLSGVSRQTAVLAFQLGDGLTNLVIPTSAVLMACLAAAKVSYGEWLAFIWRPMLGLMAMASAVMLMAHSGGY from the coding sequence ATGATGGCTGAAAACCCAGTATCCGATCAGGATAGGGCTGAGACCGTTCGCGATACGCGCGCCTGGCGAATGCCGGACACGCTGGCGATCCTGTTCGTCCTGGCGCTGGTGGCATGGGCGGCAACCTTCGTGTTCACGCCCGGGCAGTTCAGCGTGGCCGGCGATCCAGCCCGGATAGTTCCCGGAAGCTACCAGCCGGCAAGCGGGATCATGCCTGCACCGCTGCTGGGCAATGAAGATCGGACCGGTTTCCTGGATTTCCTGTTCGCCGGGCTGGTTACGGGAGACCGATATTCGGCCACGGTGGGCCTGATGGCCTTCATCGTCGTGCTTGGCGGCGTGTTCGGGATGATAATGCGCACGGGCGCGGTCGATGCCGCCGTGCAGGCTTCGCTTCCGGGCGGCCGAGCCGAAAACGAAAGGCTGGTCATTGTGCTGTTCGTGGCCTTCTCCTTGGCAGGGGCGGTGTTCGGCCTTTCGGAGGAGGCAATCGCGCTAACGCTGGTGCTAGCCCCGGCGCTCAACCGGGCGGGCTATGACGCTATAACCGCCATGCTGGTCTGTTACGGCGCGAGCCAGATCGGTTTCGCGACGAGCTGGATGAACCCTTTCAGCGTCATCATCGCCCAAAGCATCGCCGGACTGCCGCCTATGTCGGGTCTGGGCTTGCGAGCTGCGGTATGGGCCGCTTTCACCGTCGCAGCTGCGGTTTTCACCTGGCGCTATGCGCGCGCCGTGCGGACGGGATTGCGCGGCAAGCTCCAGGCGACGGCAGAAAATGCGGCGGAAGTTTCGGCCACGGCCTTCACCCGCGCTCATGGATTGGTCCTGCTCGTGCTGATCGGCGGGGTGGTCTGGGTGGCCTGGGGCGTGACAATGAGAGGCTACTACCTCGCCGAGATCGCTGCGCAGTTCTTTGCCGTCGGCATAGTCACGGTTGCAATTGCCCGCATCGGCCGGATCGCAGGCTGTTCGGTTTCGGAAATGATGGAGGCCTTTCGCGATGGCGCGGCACAATTGCTGCCCGCGGCGGTGATCGTCGGCGCCGCCAAGGGCATCATGCTGATCCTGGGCGGGGACGATCCTGCCAGCTGGTCCCTTCTCAACTCGCTGCTCAATGGGCTTGGCAGTTTGACCGCTGCCGTGCCGGACTGGCTCACCGCGCTGGCGATGTATCTGGTGCAGAGCGTATTCAATTTCTTCGTCGCCTCGGGTTCAGGGCAGGCCAGCATAACGATGCCGATCATGGCGCCGCTGGCCGATCTCTCCGGAGTCAGTCGACAGACTGCGGTGCTGGCGTTCCAATTGGGTGACGGGCTGACCAATTTGGTGATTCCGACGTCGGCGGTGCTCATGGCCTGCCTTGCTGCAGCGAAAGTGAGTTACGGCGAATGGCTTGCCTTTATCTGGCGGCCGATGTTGGGCCTGATGGCTATGGCGAGCGCTGTGATGTTGATGGCGCATTCGGGGGGATATTGA